A single region of the Canis lupus dingo isolate Sandy chromosome 38, ASM325472v2, whole genome shotgun sequence genome encodes:
- the LOC112642854 gene encoding 40S ribosomal protein SA-like — protein sequence MPLWPLKTQLMSVSYHTDSPLCHGCFAIPCNNKRAHSVGLIRGMLAPEKFCSCVCSTISCEYSWEVMPGLNFYRDPEEIEKEEQATAGKAVTKEEFQGKWTTPASEFTATQPEVTDWSEGTHASPLPIQQFPTENWRAQRATEDRPAVLAAQATEWVGTTTERS from the coding sequence ATGCCTTTGTGGCCATTGAAAACCCAACTGATGTCTGTGTCATATCATACAGACTCTCCTCTATGCCATGGGTGCTTTGCCATCCCTTGCAACAACAAGAGGGCTCACTCAGTGGGTCTGATTAGGGGGATGCTAGCCCCGGAAAAGTTCTGTTCATGTGTATGTAGCACCATTTCCTGTGAATACTCATGGGAGGTTATGCCTGGTCTCAACTTCTACAGAGATCCTGaagagattgaaaaggaagaacaggcCACTGCTGGAAAGGCTGTGACCAAAGAGGAATTTCAGGGTAAATGGACTACTCCAGCCTCTGAGTTCACTGCTACTCAACCCGAAGTCACAGACTGGTCTGAAGGCACGCACGCATCCCCTTTGCCTATTCAGCAGTTCCCTACTGAAAACTGGAGAGCTCAGCGGGCCACAGAAGACAGGCCTGCAGTTCTTGCTGCTCAGGCCACTGAATGGGTAGGAACAACCACTGAGAGGTCTTAA